In the Eptesicus fuscus isolate TK198812 chromosome 12, DD_ASM_mEF_20220401, whole genome shotgun sequence genome, one interval contains:
- the TSHZ1 gene encoding teashirt homolog 1 has product MPRRKQQAPRRSAAYVPEEELKAAEIDEENVEEDGLSLDIQEGDYVGGDEAEIKEAPSYQDSPISTATNQDAGYGSPFSENSDQLAHFKSSSSREDKEDPQGPDSASSYPQDSLAQIKAVYANLFSESCWSSLALDLKKSSSTTSSNDVGPKESSTPTPTPPATTTVGTTGTTASTPSSSSSSSTSSSTSTSTSSSGGSGYDWHQAALAKTLQQTSTYGLLPEPSLFSTVQLYRQNNKLYGSVFTGASKFRCKDCSAAYDTLVELTVHMNETGHYRDDNRDKDSEKTKRWSKPRKRSLMEMEGKEDAQKVLKCMYCGHSFESLQDLSVHMIKTKHYQKVPLKEPVPAITKLVPSTKKRALQDLASPCSPEPAGVATEAALSESAKDQKTANPYVTPNNRYGYQNGASYTWQFEARKAQILKCMECGSSHDTLQQLTAHMMVTGHFLKVTTSASKKGKQLVLDPVVEEKIQSIPLPPTTHTRLPTPHVKKQPDSPAGSTTSDEKKEPDKEKAPVAGDTEKKIKEESEDASEKFEPTTLYQYLREEDLDDSPKGGVDILKSLENTVSTAISKAQNGAPSWGGYPSIHAAYQLPGAVKPLPAVQSVQMQPSYAGSVKSLSSEHNALLHSPGSLTPPPHKSNVSAMEELVEKVTGKVNVKKEERPVEKEKGSPAKAMSPVAKENKDFPRTEDSSSKTQQKKGPEVEAGKAKKEGAGEAHTPNGTEPLKAKVTNGCSSLGIITDHSPEPSFISPLSALQSIMNTHLGKVSKPVSPSLDPLAMLYKISNSMLDKPIYPATPAKQADAIDRYYYENSDQPIDLTKAKNKPLASGVADTVSSPLRESALMDISDMVKNLTGRLTPKSSTPSTVSEKSDADASSFEEALDELSPVHKRKGRQSNWNPQHLLILQAQFASSLRETPEGKYILSDLGPQERVHISKFTGLSMTTISHWLANVKYQLRRTGGTKFLKNLDTGHPVFFCNDCASQFRTAPTYISHLETHLGFSLKDLSKLPLTQIQDQQSVSKVLANKAVGPVGAAEDDLGSTFQCKLCNRTFASKHAVKLHLSKTHGKSPEDHLIYVTELEKQ; this is encoded by the coding sequence CTTATGTTCCCGAGGAAGAATTGAAGGCAGCAGAAATAGATGAAGAAAACGTGGAGGAGGATGGGCTGTCCCTGGACATTCAGGAAGGTGACTACGTGGGCGGCGACGAAGCCGAGATCAAAGAGGCCCCGAGCTACCAGGACTCCCCCATCAGCACGGCCACCAACCAGGACGCCGGCTACGGGTCGCCTTTCAGTGAAAACAGTGACCAGCTCGCCCATTTCAAAAGCTCCTCCTCCAGAGAAGACAAAGAGGACCCACAGGGTCCAGACAGCGCCTCCTCCTACCCCCAGGACAGCTTGGCACAAATCAAGGCCGTCTACGCGAACTTATTCTCAGAGTCCTGCTGGTCCAGCTTGGCACTGGATTTAAAGAAGTCCAGTTCGACCACCAGCAGCAACGATGTGGGCCCCAAGGAgagctccacccccacccccacgccccccgCCACAACGACGGTGGGGACCACCGGCACCACCGCCAGCacacccagctccagctccagctccagcaccagctccagcaccagcaccagcaccagcagcagcggTGGCTCGGGCTACGACTGGCATCAGGCCGCGCTGGCCAAGACGCTGCAGCAGACGTCCACGTACGGGCTGCTGCCTGAGCCCAGCCTGTTCAGCACTGTGCAGCTCTACAGGCAGAACAACAAGCTGTATGGCTCGGTGTTCACGGGCGCCAGCAAGTTCCGCTGCAAGGACTGCAGCGCCGCCTATGACACGCTGGTGGAGCTGACGGTGCACATGAACGAGACGGGCCACTACCGCGATGACAACAGGGACAAGGACTCCGAGAAGACCAAGCGGTGGTCCAAGCCCAGGAAGCGCTCCCTGATggaaatggaagggaaggaggacgcCCAGAAGGTGCTCAAGTGCATGTACTGTGGCCACTCCTTCGAGTCCCTACAAGACCTGAGCGTCCACATGATCAAGACTAAGCATTACCAGAAAGTGCCTCTGAAGGAGCCAGTACCAGCCATCACCAAACTGGTCCCTTCCACAAAAAAGCGAGCCCTTCAGGACCTGGCGTCCCCGTGCTCCCCCGAGCCAGCGGGGGTCGCCACAGAGGCCGCTCTGAGTGAGTCAGCCAAGGACCAGAAGACCGCCAACCCCTACGTGACACCCAACAACCGCTACGGCTACCAGAACGGCGCCAGTTACACCTGGCAGTTTGAGGCCCGCAAAGCGCAGATCCTCAAGTGCATGGAGTGCGGCAGCTCCCACGACACCTTGCAGCAGCTCACCGCCCACATGATGGTCACTGGCCACTTCCTGAAGGTGACCACTTCCGCCTCCAAGAAGGGGAAGCAGCTGGTGCTGGACCCTGTGGTGGAGGAGAAGATCCAGTccatccctctgccccccaccacgCACAcccggctccccaccccccacgtcAAAAAGCAGCCCGACTCGCCGGCAGGGTCCACGACCTCCGACGAGAAAAAGGAGCCAGACAAGGAGAAGGCACCAGTCGCAGGTGACACGGAGAAGAAGATCAAGGAGGAGAGCGAGGACGCCTCCGAGAAGTTTGAGCCCACCACGCTCTATCAGTACCTCCGCGAGGAGGACCTGGACGACAGCCCCAAGGGCGGGGTGGACATCCTGAAGTCCCTGGAGAACACGGTCTCCACAGCCATCAGCAAAGCCCAGAACGGCGCGCCCTCGTGGGGCGGCTACCCCAGCATCCATGCGGCCTACCAGCTGCCGGGCGCCGTGAAGCCGCTGCCGGCCGTGCAGAGCGTGCAGATGCAGCCGTCATATGCTGGCAGCGTGAAGTCGCTGTCCTCGGAGCACAACGCGCTGCTGCACTCCCCGGGGAGCCTCACGCCGCCGCCCCACAAGAGCAACGTGTCGGCCATGGAGGAACTGGTAGAGAAGGTCACGGGCAAGGTCAACGTGAAGAAGGAGGAGAGGCCCGTGGAGAAGGAGAAGGGCTCACCGGCCAAGGCCATGTCCCCTGTGGCCAAAGAGAATAAGGATTTCCCAAGGACGGAGGACAGCAGCAGCAAAACCCAGCAGAAGAAGGGCCCGGAGGTGGAGGCGGGCAAGGCCAAGAAGGAGGGTGCAGGGGAGGCCCACACCCCCAATGGCACGGAGCCGCTCAAAGCCAAAGTCACCAACGGCTGCAGCAGCCTGGGCATCATCACGGACCACTCGCCGGAGCCATCGTTCATTAGCCCTCTGAGCGCGCTGCAGTCCATCATGAACACACACCTGGGCAAAGTGTCCAAGCCCGTGAGCCCCTCGCTGGACCCGCTGGCTATGCTGTACAAAATCAGCAACAGCATGCTGGACAAGCCCATCTACCCCGCCACCCCCGCCAAGCAGGCCGACGCCATTGACCGCTACTACTACGAGAACAGCGACCAGCCCATCGACCTGACCAAGGCCAAGAACAAGCCCCTGGCCTCCGGCGTGGCCGACACGGTCTCCTCGCCCCTGCGGGAGAGCGCGCTCATGGACATCTCCGACATGGTGAAGAACCTCACGGGCCGGCTCACCCCCAAGTCCTCCACGCCCTCCACGGTGTCCGAGAAGTCAGATGCCGACGCCAGCAGCTTCGAGGAGGCGCTGGACGAGCTGTCGCCTGTTCACAAGCGGAAGGGCCGCCAGTCCAACTGGAACCCCCAGCACCTGCTCATCCTGCAGGCCCAGTTCGCCTCCAGCCTGCGGGAGACGCCCGAGGGGAAGTACATCCTGTCGGACCTGGGCCCGCAGGAGCGGGTGCACATCTCCAAGTTCACGGGGCTCTCCATGACCACCATCAGCCACTGGCTGGCCAATGTCAAGTACCAGCTGAGGAGGACAGGCGGGACCAAGTTCCTGAAGAACCTGGACACAGGGCACCCTGTGTTCTTCTGCAACGATTGTGCCTCTCAGTTCAGAACTGCGCCCACGTACATCAGTCACCTAGAGACGCACCTGGGCTTCAGCCTGAAGGACCTCTCCAAGCTGCCCCTCACCCAGATTCAGGACCAGCAGAGTGTCTCAAAGGTCC